CTATGTTCAGCATTAGAGACCAGTAACGCCATCTATTACTGAGTAGCGACATAAATTTAATGTGTGTCTTTGATTTTAGCGCCGTCTAGCAGGGAGTAGTCAAACTAACGAACGACCATAACAACTACGGTTCACTCTTGATAGGTTACTTAAATGGATAACTTGCAAATTCAGCGGTATGATaagagatggcgctaaaatCAATGAGTCAGAATAATTTCTACGTTATCACATAGATGGCGTTAATTTAGTAGTTTTATTTGTTCGATtttggaattatttttttttataaaataaacgatGAGTAAttgtaacataaaatatatttcCTATAAgctaaatacatttatttataagtttactGTAAGCAATTCACCGTCGCCTTACGCCATAAACATTTtaaatttgtgatttttatataaattttattctcgtattaacaatatttataattgtgTTTAAGCCTACCAATGGaatgtaataaaattacatttttatacACATTTTTAGTGGAAATGAAAAGAGTAATCACATGTTTTATAAGGAAGATCAAACATTATTCTTTATGACACGTCTGcccaaataaatgtaaaatgagTGTTTGTTTGATTTGGGTGTTTCTTAAAACATCAAAAttaaacgttcgtatttgtcatgctagttcagtcaatgtcagtatgtcttgtactgacactgactaaagtagcatgacacgttcgtacgtttccgtaacaatactgCCAGTTCTGTCAACATCTTGATTTCTTAGAGGTTTGACGTCGAAAATAACACTTCTGTGCTGTCAAAATCGCTGCTAACTTAGTTTGGTTTGACTGTGCCTTGCCTACGCAGAAAACCGAAACGAAGACATACTTGAGTGTTACAATAAATCTATATGTATTtggtattttttatacaaaatcaaTTTAATGTTAGTTtattgtgtatgtatgttttttaatATGTACATTTCAAGCAATTCATAATAATATCCAGTACCTTCAAATTATGtaagatctttttttttaatattacattagatTTCTTTAACCCGTCTGATATCTTACAACACACCTACAATTGACATACATAAAATTTTACACAAAACCATCAAGATGTAGCTCTCAAGCTTAAGCCAATCCTAAAATACAATATACACGCACATATACATATACTTCTTTTAATAACAGTCGATTATTTTTTTCCCGTAAGAGACTTCCGATCTGAATCCGATCCCCGTGAAAATATCGTCCGTATTAGAGTAGCCGTAGAACGATGTAATTTACGCATTAAATCCGAAGAATGACGGAAAGGAATCGGATGACGGAGATCGGATCGGAGCCAGGACCATAATTATTATCACGGGTTCGGATCGGAAGTAATGCGAAACCGTTCTTAGGGCCGGGTTCTTAGGACCTATtatctatactaaaaaaaaaaaaaattattaaccAAGAGAATTTGTTTAAAATACAGTATGCAATTAATGACGACCCCCACACTAGGCTAAGCCTGTATCGTGGAAGACAGCTACATGCGTGATTTGACCAGATAACAGCGGCTTAAGAAATAGTTAAAAAATAGTATGTTCACGCATCacgtagcgacatctagcggcgCTACGACTGCAACTCCCGCGCAGCCCCTCTCCGCGCTCATCCTGTGGCGTCCATTCGCATCTCTATACGGCACGATTAACACCTTACTCGTTGCATTTAATATTTAAGCTTATATCGAGCCATTTTACGTAATaaacgtatatttaaaattataaaataaacgtcTTCATTGAATGGACCCTGGAGACCACCGAATCCTGCACATAAATTGATCCTGCGAGCCCGGATACTGCGAGAGAAGTCTGTTCGTCGGGAAGACGAAATACCCTGGCGAGACGACACCAGCACCTCATCAGCGTCTGCAGCAGTGAACGGTCAGGTCTACCAATCCCGTCTATTCCTTTCCTAATCGAACTGTGTTAAAACCGAGTTTTTTTGTGCATTCCAGTGCCGCTCGTTACGCAAGTCACGCAGCTGCGATTTGTGATCTACCGCACCCGTTTGGAATTTGTTCACGTGAGTACTTCCAGTTTCTCTTAATCTTTCGAAATGGGTGAGGGGGATGAAGCTAGTGCTAAATTGACTATTCCTTCTGGGTCAGGGTCTCCTAGAAAAAGTCAGGCCACAATTTCAGACCTCCGCAGACAAAGGGGTAATTTGAAAGGTCGACTTACGCAATTTAAAAAGTTCGTTGATTCTATTTTATCGTTGACTCCTTCTAAAGTACAAATCGCAGAATTAAAATTACGTATGCAAGCAGCTACAGAGACTTTTAAACATTTTAATGACGTTGAAAGCCAAATTGAACTTTGCTCCCCAGAATCAGAAGTGCCTGCCAATTCTGAATACGTAGAAACTCTCGAGGAgttatattttagcactataTATTTAAGTCAACGCTGTATACGACAGTTAGCGTTGGAATGTGGTGATAAACTCGAATCATTCCAAGGCACCGACCGCGGTTAGTACTAAGCCTAATTACACGTCCAATAAACCTACACAAATAGTTAGTTGTGTCTCTGCTACTGTTAATACTAATAAATCAAAGCCGTTCGATAATAAACGTTTCCGAAACTGCGCGATGTGTAACGAAAATCATGCACTTTATACGTGtgctaagtttttaaatttatcTGTCCAAGATAGgttaaatttaattcaaaataaaacCTTATGTAAAAATTGTTTACGCGATGGACATTCCTTAAATGAATGTATATTCGGTCCGTGCAAACaatgtcaacaaaaacataatagTTTATTGCATATCGATAGCACTGGCAATGACGATGTGTGCGTGAGGCCGTCGAGTGCGCCTGCACACAGCGCGCCGTTATCAGTGCCGAGTACATCTTCTCATAGCTATTGTGTATCAGCTGACCGCGCGCCTACAGCTGAGTGCGTAGACAGCGCGGAAAGTAGTCGGTTCGTTCCCCAGCGCCTACTTACTACTGCGTTAATAGAAGTAGCCGATGCGAACAATCAGTTCCATACGTGTCGTGCGTTTTTAGACAATGGGAGCGAACATTGTTTTATAACTGAAGCGTTACGTAATAAATTAAACGTTAAACCTATACAGTCCACTGTTCAACTCACCGGTGTTGGTGAAATAGTTACACAGACAAATCAGTTATGCGATGTAACTATTAGGTCTAAAAATTCGGATTATTCCATGTCTTTATCGTGTTTTGTCTTGAAGCGCGTAACAGCCAGTTTGCCCTCGACTTACATCGATTTAGATATTATACGTGTTCCTGACAATGTTCAGTTAGCCGATCCCAATTTTAACGTGCCTTCAGAGATCGATATACTTATCGGTTCTGAAATATTTTGGGATCTTTTAGACGGTGAAAGGATTCGATTACCGACAGGGCCGTACTTAATAAATTCGAAATTCGGTTGGTTGGTATCTGGTCCGATTAATACACGGAACTTGCGCATTAATAATCAAGTCCattgttattttattcaatCGATTGACTCTCAACTTAAACGGTTTTGGGAGATTGAGGATATTCCTCAGGTAGATAATGTTCTTACATCTGACGAGCAGAAATGTGAGGAACTTTTTATCAATACGACTAAACGTGAAGAGGATGGTCGGTTCTCCGTCCGAATGCCGCTAAGAGAATCAGCTGATACGTTGGGCGATTCTTATACGTTAGCGAAAAATCGGTTTTTATCCTTAGAACGTAAATTAGAGCGTTTGCCGGAATATAAACGTTTATACTGTGACTTCATGCGAGAATACGAAAATATGGGTCACATGACTCGTGTCGCCGATTATGGTACTCCAAATTACTTCCATCCCCACCATGGTGTCTTTAGGGAGGGGAGTGCCACTACAAAATTGCGCGTCGTGTATAGTGGGGCGGCCCCCACTACCACAAATAAATCGTTAAATAGCATACAGCTGCCGGGTCCAGCACTTCAAAACGATATATTTGCTATTTTGTTGCGTTTCCGTCAATACAAGTACGTTGCTTGTGCTGACGTGGAGAAAATGTTTCGGCAGGTTTTGATCCAACCAGATCAGAGATCCTTGCAAATGATCCTCTGGCGTGAAAAACCTACCGATCCATTACACGTTTATGAACTCAATACGGTTACATATGGGCAAACTAGTGCGCCATATTTAAGTCAACGCTGTATACGACAGTTAGCGTTGGAATGTGGTGATGACGTCATCGCGCGCGTCATTAACCAAGATATATTCGTAGACGATTTAATTACGGGAGATGATGATTTTCAGAATTTACTTGACATATGTCAGAAAACGTATAACGTTCTGCAATCAGGATGCTTTCCTTTACGTAAATGGACCTTTAATTGTGACATTCCGCAGGAAAAGTCCCGGGAGCATTTTGTAGGCGAGCACACCCAGAACAAAACCCTAGGGGTAGGTTGGGGTAATACACGCGATGAATTGTATTATACCACAAAAATCGATCCCTTACCTAACAcgtcattttttaaataaacgaaTAATGCTATCGATTATTTCACAGATTTACGACCCGTTAGGCCTTCTATCGCCAGCGGTGATCATTTCCAAAATTTTACTACAAAAATTGTGGTTAAGTCGTATTGATTGGGACACTCCGGTCCCTGATGACATTACATCGATGTggaataatttcataaatacaTTAAGCCGTTTAAACGATTTACGAATTCCGCGTCATGTAAGGGGCGTGCACACTGCACACACGGAATTGCATATTTTCTCAGATGCATCGTTGCATGCATACGGCGCGTGCGCTTATATTCGGACGTATGATGAAGGGTCAGATGTCACTGTCAGATTATTGTGTGCGAAAAGCAAAGTCTCACCCCTGAAATCGTTGACGATTCCAAAACTTGAACTGTCAGGCGCGCTCGTTGCTGCTAAGCTTTATAAGAAAATAACAGATTCCTTAAGGTTAGTGTTCACTAAAGTTTACTTCTGGAGTGACTCAACTATAGTGATTTCGTGGTTAGGTATGTCTCCGCATCTACTGAAGCCTTTCGTTCAAAACCGTGTTACACAAATAAACGATTTAACCGGTAATGCGACATGGTTCCATGTGAGAAGCGAAGAAAATCCTAGTGATTTATTGTCTAGAGGCGTTTCTTTAGATAACTTAATTGATTGCAATTTATGGTGGAACGGTCCCACATTTTTGCATGACTCAAATTCGAATTTTATTAATGACAATATAAGTCAAATTACGACTATCACAGATTTGCCCGAGTTACGATCGACCGCGGTGAGTTTAGTTTGCACTCAGCaaaatgaattatttaattTCGACAAATGTTCatcttacttaaaattaattcgGATCGGTGCATATGTACTCCGCTTTATATTAAACTCACGCACTAAATCTGAGCGTAAACAACTCCGCCAAACCGGTTCGCTATCAGTGGACGAGTTGGAGGCATCACGGCGTATGCTAGTTAGATTCGCACAGATGCAATCATTTCCGGACGTGTATGattgtttacttaaaaataaaccgcTTAAGACGAGTAGTAAACAATATAATCGTATCTCCGGTCTTAACGTGTTTTTAGACGATCGTTATAAGTTGCAAGTGATTAGAGTCGGTGGTAGATTGTGTAATTCAACAAGTTTCGATTACAACAAAAAACATCCCGTGTTATTGTGCAGTAAACATAAGTTGACGGTGTTGTTATTCAAATATGAACACAAGCGGCTGCTGCATGGCGGACCGCAGCTACTCTTATCTACTTTGCGTGAATGTTGGTGGCCGTTAGGTGCGCGAAATTTGGCAAGGAAAATCGTTCGAGAATGCGTTACCTGTATTCGAATGAAAGGTAAAGTACTTAGTCCTATCATGGGTAATCTTATTCTAGATCGTTTAGAGCCTGGTTTTCCATTTATTCGCACAGCTGTTGATTATGGCGGGCCAATTTTCATACTTAATCGAAAGGGGAGAGGAGCTCAGCTGattaaatcgtatatttgtttgttcATATGTATGGTCACACGAGCCGTTCATTTGGAACTTGTTACGAGTCTTTCCACTGAAGATTATTTATTAGCGCTTAAACGTTTTATTAGTAGACGAGGAAAGCCTCATATAATTTATTCCGATAATGGAAAATGTTTTGTCGGGGCTGAAAAAGAATTTtccacatttttaaaaaataatacgaaGGATATAGTCGATTTTGCTGGTAATGATGGCATTAAATTCAGTTTCATTCCCCCCTATTCCCCCCATTTCGGTGGATTATGGGAAGCGGGAATAAAAGGGTGTAAATTCCATTTAAAACGGGTAGTAGGTAATGCTAGGCTAACTTACCAGGAATTCAACTCGTTTTTAATACAGACCGAAGCCATTATGAATTCCCGGCCCATTTCACCCTTGTCCGCAGATCCTACTGACCTAAACCCACTCACGCCTGCTCATTTCCTAATTGGTCGGCCGCTGACCTGCCCTGCCAGCGAGGACCTGACGGACGAGGAGCCATCCCGCCTGTCTCGCTACGCCAGGATCGAAGCCCTCCGTCAACACTTCTGGCGTCGGTGGGCCAAGGAGTACGTTGCGGAACTCCAGCGACGAACCAAGTGGAAGACGAAGAAGGACGACATAGCCTTAAACAGCCTCGTCCTAATCAAAGACGATAACCTGCCTCCTCTCAAATGGCGGTTAGGCCGAGTCACGCGTCTATATCCCGGAGGCGACGGCGTGAACCGTGTCGCCGACATACTCACGGCGACAGGGACTATACGGCGCAGCTTTTCAAAGATCTGCCCGCTGCTATCCGAGCCGGCAGACCACAACGAATGAAGACCATTTGGGAGCTGGTGCTCCCAAGGCCGGGGGCATGTTCACGCATCacgtagcgacatctagcggcgCTACGACTGCAACTCCCGCGCAGCCCCTCTCCGCGCTCATCCTGTGGCGTCCATTCGCATCTCTATACGGCACGATTAACACCTTACTCGTTGCATTTAATATTTAAGCTTATATCGAGCCATTTTACGTAATaaacgtatatttaaaattataaaataaacgtcTTCATTGAATGGACCCTGGAGACCACCGAATCCTGCACAAGTATTATTTTAGTATAGATAATAGGTAAGTCAATGACCCAGTGTCCTAAAAATAGAACTTACAAGGTTCATAGTGTCTATGTCAGTAGACAGCGTTTTTGAAATCTACCTAATGATAATTctaattttgataattttcgaAGGCGATAAAAAGGTGTCAAAAAGCTCAtacgtttttgaaaaatataacgCAAATCCTATAATTGGAAAAACTCATGTTTTACTAGTAGCAAAATCTTAAAAATCCAAGGGGACTGTATAAAGAAATCAATTTAACTAGGTACTGAAGAATTTTGAGGTTATGACCAGGTTATGTAAAAGTCATACTTATTAAGAATAATGATGCTTAGAATGacaattgttaatatttttgtgaaaactttTGTAAAATGTTAGATATGTAAAATGCTAACAGAATCtgtcattttttatattaaagaaaaaatggaaaaatttacgcttccggcgggacttgaacccgcagatgtaatagtctgtcggtagatggcgctagacgtcaccccaagacgtgtgtacataaggaaaggcatggaaagatttgcg
This Leguminivora glycinivorella isolate SPB_JAAS2020 chromosome 24, LegGlyc_1.1, whole genome shotgun sequence DNA region includes the following protein-coding sequences:
- the LOC125238666 gene encoding uncharacterized protein LOC125238666, translating into MWNNFINTLSRLNDLRIPRHVRGVHTAHTELHIFSDASLHAYGACAYIRTYDEGSDVTVRLLCAKSKVSPLKSLTIPKLELSGALVAAKLYKKITDSLRLVFTKVYFWSDSTIVISWLGMSPHLLKPFVQNRVTQINDLTGNATWFHVRSEENPSDLLSRGVSLDNLIDCNLWWNGPTFLHDSNSNFINDNISQITTITDLPELRSTAVSLVCTQQNELFNFDKCSSYLKLIRIGAYVLRFILNSRTKSERKQLRQTGSLSVDELEASRRMLVRFAQMQSFPDVYDCLLKNKPLKTSSKQYNRISGLNVFLDDRYKLQVIRVGGRLCNSTSFDYNKKHPVLLCSKHKLTVLLFKYEHKRLLHGGPQLLLSTLRECWWPLGARNLARKIVRECVTCIRMKDPTDLNPLTPAHFLIGRPLTCPASEDLTDEEPSRLSRYARIEALRQHFWRRWAKEYVAELQRRTKWKTKKDDIALNSLVLIKDDNLPPLKWRLGRVTRLYPGGDGVNRVADILTATGTIRRSFSKICPLLSEPADHNE